The proteins below are encoded in one region of Qipengyuania sp. HL-TH1:
- a CDS encoding TonB-dependent siderophore receptor encodes MSTASPAARLLACTALAPCLFAAAPALADEAMDSAAAAPGIVVLGERDDDPPRSATKLPLEVIDTPQSVSVIGQDLIEDFGFDEINDALAVVPGINVEQVETDRTYYTARGFDISWLMVDGLATPNVYGPTSGALDTVFYQRVEVVRGANALLSGIGNPAGTINFVRRRPTGETGGSAALSYGSWDTIRGEADLDIALDETGSWGLRATGAITTGDSHLRDYTSDRYAGQLVLAGEITPTLSLAMGYSHQQNNADNVLWGALPLLFTDGTPTDYPVGTSTTQDWTYWDTTNTRGFAEVAWNLAQDWTLRTVLTRQDTSSDSELFYVYGTPDRDTGLGLLGYPGAYQYDTGGWVSDTELSGRFGAFGREHDLAVGVQYSDTSFGYLGRQAPFTDPAWGPLPALPDWTGEEVGRPAYGAAQVDADFDYRMWRAFAATRLELTDRLSVVGGANYIDVESEGISYGVDFGRSESALSPFAGVTFEAIDGVNLYASYSDIFLPQHETGTDYAPLGAAKGESMEIGLKAQTADGALLGTVALFRAEQSNLAESAGLDPATGQTLYNGIDVVSEGVEFEITGRLAEGLLLQAGLTHLSLEDGNDGKVRTYVPRTTADIALRWQPTTRLSLGAVLGWQDDVYLDTALGRIEQDAYATLQLQAGYQLTDNLELQANIANVADEKYLTSLYWEQAYYAAPRNYTLTLRGSF; translated from the coding sequence ATGTCCACCGCTTCCCCCGCCGCGCGTCTGCTCGCCTGCACCGCGCTTGCTCCCTGCCTGTTCGCCGCCGCGCCCGCGCTCGCCGACGAGGCCATGGACAGCGCCGCTGCCGCACCCGGCATCGTGGTGCTGGGCGAACGCGATGACGACCCGCCGCGCAGCGCGACCAAGCTGCCGCTGGAAGTGATCGACACGCCGCAATCGGTCTCGGTCATCGGGCAGGACCTGATCGAGGACTTCGGCTTCGACGAGATCAACGATGCGCTGGCGGTGGTCCCGGGGATCAATGTCGAGCAGGTCGAAACCGACCGCACCTATTACACCGCGCGCGGCTTCGACATCAGCTGGCTGATGGTCGACGGGCTGGCCACGCCCAATGTCTACGGCCCCACCAGCGGCGCGCTCGACACGGTGTTCTACCAGCGGGTCGAAGTGGTGCGCGGCGCCAATGCGCTGCTGTCGGGGATCGGCAATCCGGCGGGCACGATCAATTTCGTCCGCCGCCGCCCGACCGGCGAAACGGGCGGGTCGGCCGCGCTCAGCTATGGGTCGTGGGACACGATCCGCGGCGAGGCCGATCTCGACATCGCGCTGGACGAAACCGGCAGCTGGGGCCTGCGCGCCACCGGGGCGATCACAACGGGCGATTCGCACCTGCGCGACTACACCTCCGACCGCTATGCCGGGCAGCTGGTCCTGGCGGGCGAGATTACCCCGACGCTGTCGCTCGCGATGGGCTATTCGCACCAGCAGAACAATGCCGACAACGTGCTGTGGGGCGCGCTGCCGCTGCTGTTCACCGATGGCACGCCGACCGACTATCCCGTCGGCACCTCGACCACGCAGGACTGGACCTATTGGGACACCACCAACACTCGCGGCTTCGCCGAAGTGGCGTGGAACCTCGCGCAGGACTGGACGCTCAGGACGGTGCTGACACGGCAGGACACCTCGAGCGATTCGGAACTGTTCTATGTCTATGGCACCCCCGATCGCGACACCGGGCTGGGGCTGCTCGGCTATCCCGGCGCCTACCAGTACGACACCGGCGGCTGGGTTTCGGATACCGAGCTGAGCGGCCGCTTTGGTGCCTTCGGGCGCGAACACGATTTGGCCGTGGGCGTGCAATATAGCGACACCAGCTTCGGCTACCTCGGCCGCCAGGCCCCCTTCACCGATCCCGCCTGGGGCCCGCTTCCCGCGCTGCCCGACTGGACCGGCGAGGAAGTCGGCCGTCCCGCCTATGGCGCGGCGCAGGTCGATGCCGATTTCGATTACCGCATGTGGCGCGCCTTTGCCGCGACGCGGCTCGAACTCACCGACCGGCTGAGCGTGGTCGGCGGCGCCAATTACATCGATGTCGAATCCGAGGGCATCAGTTACGGAGTTGACTTCGGCCGCAGCGAAAGCGCGCTGAGCCCGTTCGCGGGCGTGACGTTCGAGGCGATCGACGGGGTCAATCTCTACGCCAGCTATTCGGACATCTTCCTGCCCCAGCACGAAACCGGGACCGACTATGCCCCGCTGGGCGCGGCCAAGGGCGAAAGCATGGAAATCGGCCTCAAGGCGCAGACCGCCGACGGGGCGCTGCTCGGCACGGTGGCGCTGTTCCGTGCAGAGCAGTCGAACCTCGCCGAATCCGCCGGGCTCGATCCGGCCACCGGCCAGACGCTCTACAATGGCATCGACGTGGTCAGCGAAGGCGTCGAGTTCGAAATCACCGGACGTCTGGCCGAAGGGCTGCTGCTGCAGGCGGGCCTGACGCATCTGTCGCTCGAGGATGGCAATGACGGCAAGGTGCGCACCTATGTCCCGCGCACCACCGCCGATATCGCGCTGCGCTGGCAGCCGACCACGCGGCTGTCGCTGGGCGCGGTGCTGGGCTGGCAGGATGATGTCTATCTCGACACCGCGCTGGGCCGGATCGAACAGGACGCCTATGCCACGCTGCAATTGCAGGCCGGCTACCAGCTGACCGACAATCTCGAGCTGCAGGCGAATATCGCCAATGTCGCGGACGAGAAATACCTCACCAGCCTCTATTGGGAGCAGGCCTATTACGCCGCGCCGCGCAATTACACGCTGACGCTGCGGGGTAGTTTCTGA
- a CDS encoding PepSY-associated TM helix domain-containing protein: protein MTALFSKDTVRRGIAAHSAIGLVCCALLYLICVSGTAIVLYEEWQRLEQPSAPEMESIAPQAVERAIANVAATEAGQTPTTHLYVHMPTEALPRTTVTTDTQAVHVDAQGAIAAPEENAWAEFLLGLHYTLNLPPVLGMTLVGMFGAMIVALAVSGIVAHPRIFRDAFRLRARRKDDVATLDWHNRLAVWTLPFALVIALTGAMIGLFYVSGASLAETAYDGDGDAALAPVFGAEPEGDAAPAPFPRVAPVLDYMNREYPGVRVSYLILHDPGTRGQHVQVVGEHERRLIFGEYYAFAADGSFKGTAGLADGETGQQFAASIYKLHFGNYGGLPVKIAYIVFGIALSVVVTTGTFIWLNKQARKGRPRPVIRAGWWGVTIGVPVAILATLLARLTLGNGAPFAAIFWLVTLAMVGGAILRSRQAGQRGALAPTRGFAP from the coding sequence ATGACCGCGCTGTTTTCGAAAGATACCGTCCGCCGGGGGATCGCGGCGCATTCGGCGATCGGGCTGGTCTGCTGCGCGCTGCTTTATCTCATCTGCGTCAGCGGCACGGCGATCGTGCTGTACGAGGAATGGCAGCGGCTCGAACAGCCAAGCGCGCCCGAGATGGAGAGCATCGCGCCGCAGGCGGTCGAGCGCGCCATTGCCAATGTGGCGGCCACCGAAGCCGGACAGACGCCGACCACGCATCTCTACGTCCATATGCCCACCGAGGCGCTGCCGCGCACGACGGTCACCACCGATACGCAGGCGGTGCATGTCGATGCGCAAGGCGCCATCGCCGCGCCCGAGGAAAACGCCTGGGCCGAATTCCTGCTCGGGCTGCATTACACGCTCAACCTGCCCCCGGTGCTGGGGATGACGCTGGTCGGCATGTTCGGCGCGATGATCGTCGCGCTCGCCGTGTCGGGCATTGTCGCGCATCCGCGGATCTTCCGCGACGCCTTCCGCCTGCGCGCCCGCCGCAAGGACGATGTCGCCACGCTCGACTGGCACAACCGGCTGGCGGTGTGGACGCTACCCTTCGCGCTGGTGATCGCGCTGACCGGAGCGATGATCGGCCTGTTCTATGTCTCGGGCGCCAGCCTCGCCGAAACCGCTTATGACGGCGACGGCGATGCAGCGCTGGCGCCGGTGTTCGGTGCCGAACCCGAGGGGGACGCTGCCCCCGCCCCGTTCCCCCGTGTCGCACCCGTGCTGGACTATATGAACCGCGAATATCCCGGGGTGCGCGTGTCCTATCTGATCCTCCACGATCCCGGGACGCGCGGCCAGCATGTCCAGGTGGTCGGCGAGCACGAGCGGCGGCTGATCTTCGGCGAATATTACGCCTTCGCGGCGGATGGCAGCTTCAAAGGCACTGCCGGGCTTGCCGACGGCGAAACCGGCCAGCAATTCGCCGCGTCGATCTACAAGCTGCATTTCGGCAATTACGGCGGCCTGCCGGTGAAGATCGCCTATATCGTCTTCGGCATCGCGCTCAGCGTAGTGGTGACGACGGGGACCTTCATCTGGCTCAACAAGCAGGCGCGCAAGGGCCGCCCGCGTCCCGTGATCCGCGCGGGCTGGTGGGGCGTGACGATCGGTGTGCCGGTTGCGATCCTCGCCACGCTGCTGGCCCGGCTGACCCTTGGCAATGGGGCGCCCTTCGCCGCGATATTCTGGCTGGTAACGCTCGCCATGGTGGGCGGGGCGATCCTGCGTTCGCGCCAGGCGGGGCAGCGCGGGGCGCTCGCCCCCACACGCGGATTTGCCCCTTAG
- a CDS encoding S9 family peptidase: MTLRAPLTAAALLATASLAAQAQARPMTPEDVAQLESVGTIAVSPDGSRIAYTTASLPDVTDGEENGTTQQQLKLAYGPSNARDFLPDDISVSGVTFSPDGRMVSFTWADEDEKTAVWGIPVDGGAQRKLAAVEGAAVRSYAWSPDGSTIWMLAGAEEDKARTKQAKAGFNSVVYEEEAKLTRLFSARVGAEIDAEPKPVAIPGYVSAFKVAPDGRHAVVDSAPTPQIDDAYTAKRAHVLDLTNGKVVRIVETPGKLGDIEISPDGAQLSMIAGVDMNDPAATTLHLVDVATGAYRALNAGAPEAAVDAEWLADGRLAAVIHKGAQSALRIYNGDGSVAEEHDGGALILTSVEAGGGTLAVEANSPRHPGELFVWNDGAFQRWTQHNAWLSEIDFGEQRAFTYTARDGQEVEGVLIEPVGGAPRGGAPLILNVHGGPEAHDSNGWQTAYSKPGQVAAGQGYAVFLPNYRGSTGYGTAFSKQHTGNYTDPEFTDLVDAKRALVAAGIADADRTGVTGGSYGGYATAWSSTRWSEEFAAGVMFVGISNQVSKFGTGDIPYEMYNVHSGKWPWDDWMAMLEVSPIFHVDKASTPLLIMHGEEDTRVDPGQSLELYRAMKIRKPDVPVRLVFYPGEGHGNQKAAARYDYNLRMMRWFDTYLKTGDRDAPLPAERPVLPAGTTGASSDD; this comes from the coding sequence ATGACCCTTCGCGCGCCGCTTACCGCCGCCGCCCTGCTCGCCACCGCCTCGCTCGCCGCACAGGCGCAGGCCCGTCCGATGACGCCGGAAGACGTCGCCCAGCTCGAAAGCGTGGGCACCATCGCGGTTTCGCCCGATGGCAGCCGGATCGCCTACACCACCGCCAGCCTGCCCGACGTGACCGACGGCGAGGAAAACGGCACCACGCAGCAGCAGCTCAAGCTGGCCTATGGCCCGAGCAACGCCCGCGACTTCCTGCCCGACGACATCAGTGTCTCCGGCGTCACCTTCTCGCCCGATGGCCGCATGGTTAGCTTCACCTGGGCCGACGAGGACGAGAAGACCGCGGTCTGGGGCATCCCCGTCGATGGCGGGGCGCAGCGCAAGCTGGCCGCGGTCGAGGGCGCGGCGGTGCGCTCCTACGCCTGGTCGCCCGACGGCAGCACGATCTGGATGCTGGCCGGGGCCGAGGAAGACAAGGCGCGCACGAAGCAGGCCAAGGCCGGGTTCAATTCGGTGGTCTACGAGGAAGAGGCAAAGCTGACGCGGCTGTTCTCCGCGCGGGTCGGTGCCGAGATCGACGCCGAGCCCAAGCCGGTCGCGATTCCCGGCTATGTCAGCGCCTTCAAGGTCGCGCCCGATGGCCGCCACGCGGTGGTCGACAGCGCGCCCACCCCGCAGATCGACGATGCCTATACCGCCAAGCGCGCGCATGTGCTCGACCTGACCAATGGCAAGGTGGTGCGCATTGTCGAAACGCCGGGCAAGCTGGGCGATATCGAGATCTCGCCCGATGGTGCGCAGCTGTCGATGATCGCAGGGGTCGATATGAACGACCCGGCGGCGACGACGCTGCATCTGGTCGATGTCGCGACCGGTGCCTATCGCGCGCTCAATGCAGGTGCGCCCGAGGCAGCGGTCGATGCCGAATGGCTTGCCGACGGACGCCTCGCCGCGGTGATCCACAAGGGCGCGCAGAGCGCGCTGCGGATCTACAATGGTGATGGCTCGGTGGCCGAAGAGCATGACGGCGGCGCGCTGATCCTCACCAGCGTCGAGGCGGGGGGCGGCACGCTGGCGGTCGAGGCCAACAGCCCGCGCCACCCGGGCGAGCTTTTCGTCTGGAACGACGGCGCCTTCCAGCGCTGGACGCAGCACAATGCCTGGCTGTCCGAAATCGACTTCGGCGAGCAGCGCGCCTTCACCTACACCGCGCGCGACGGGCAGGAAGTCGAAGGCGTGCTGATCGAACCTGTCGGCGGCGCACCGCGCGGCGGCGCTCCGCTGATCCTCAACGTCCACGGCGGCCCCGAAGCGCATGACAGCAATGGCTGGCAGACCGCCTATTCCAAGCCCGGCCAGGTGGCCGCAGGCCAGGGCTATGCCGTGTTCCTGCCCAACTATCGCGGTTCGACCGGCTATGGCACCGCGTTTTCCAAGCAGCACACGGGCAATTACACCGATCCCGAGTTTACCGATCTGGTCGATGCCAAGCGCGCGCTGGTCGCAGCCGGGATCGCCGATGCCGACCGCACCGGCGTGACCGGCGGTTCCTATGGCGGCTATGCCACGGCATGGTCCTCCACCCGCTGGAGCGAGGAATTCGCCGCGGGCGTGATGTTCGTCGGCATTTCGAACCAGGTCAGCAAGTTCGGCACGGGCGACATCCCTTACGAGATGTACAATGTGCACAGCGGCAAGTGGCCGTGGGACGACTGGATGGCGATGCTCGAAGTCTCGCCGATCTTCCATGTCGACAAGGCCAGCACGCCGCTGCTGATCATGCATGGCGAGGAAGACACGCGCGTCGATCCGGGCCAGAGCCTCGAGCTGTACCGGGCGATGAAGATCCGCAAGCCCGATGTCCCGGTGCGTCTGGTGTTCTATCCCGGCGAAGGCCACGGCAACCAGAAGGCCGCCGCGCGCTACGACTACAATTTGCGCATGATGCGCTGGTTCGACACCTATCTGAAGACGGGTGACCGCGATGCGCCGCTACCGGCCGAGCGCCCTGTGCTTCCGGCAGGCACCACCGGGGCTTCCAGCGACGACTGA